aatattgaaaaaattatgagATTGTTAAGATTTTCCATATGTACCACCCATAAGTATAGTCACGGTGGACTTATGGacaatgaagaaaataaatggcTTTGCGTAATTTGGATTTGTCCTAGTAGCTATTTCTAAATTTGCTGGTATTGTTGCGTATGCGTCCACGCCTTCCTCCGTCACGAATATTCTTGCTCTCTGCTCAATTGTCTCAACGTACAACGGCTCTTCTGACAGCCCTGATAACTGCGCTTTATCAGGATCAAATATAGAATATGTGCCCATATCGTTTAAAGGGGCGTTCAATACGAGAAACGATTGCTTCTCAAACCGTGGcagttttacatttatatttttaattccaacGTCATTAAAATCTCTTTGAAGctgatcaaaaatatttttcaacgtCACCGAGGCTAGCTGCTTATATACCTCGGTGACAGTGACACCCTGGTACGGCTTTATGATAAGCATGCAATATTTACCATCAGTTCCAAACGATAATTCTGTTACTGTAGctttcaattcttttatatcgGAGGAAGGCACTTTCATGTCTTGGctcattatatcaattaaaccCAATGCGTTCCCAGCAGCATCCAAAGAAGTTTGTACGTAAGTATTTGACCGATTAAACGGTGTCGACCACTTACCTTTAAAACTGAACACGTTGCTGAAAATTAAATCCGTCTCATTGAAATCGTTTGGTCCAAATACTGGAATtggaaattttgtatttgattttattattgtatttaaaagacGCGGCGCAGTTACGTCAGTGAAGTCCAAAGACCAAATATTTCCCTTCGTTTGTTCGACTCTTGTCACAAAGTCCAATGGTACTTTCAAGCTTTGGTCGCGAAAGaggaaattttttataatcatctCCACACCGTCACTCGGTTCTTTCAATCTGCTCATGAGTTTATCtaaattgttgaaataattGTCCTCATTACTTGCATTTGAGATGAGGGTGCGCTGTAGTTCATACCTCGTAGGACCATTAGCCGCAAAGGCTACTTGTCCCATCAAGCTCCATAAACCAAACGGCGCCAACACTACTTCATGATCTGTCTTAGTTTGAGTGAAATAGACTAATTCTATACTAAAATTCCTTGCTGTAGCAGTATAGTCCAATGATTCACTAGCTGCCACAAATAGAATTGATAACAATATCGATCCGATCATCTTACGATGGAATCTCGATGTTCACTGACAACTCAGCGAAGATGCTCGATCAAAACCCGTTTCTGTATTCAATGTTATTCACATTAACTAAACAATGCTATCCAACTGGATTtgctttgtttaaaaaatatatatatatttagttgaaGTAtgcttcatttattttacgcAATTGTGAAAagtattgtatgtataaatgtgtATTGTATGGAACATAATGTAATTCaaactgaaattattaattaataacataatattaataatttttaaaaatgtacggAATTTGGTACTTTAGTTTGTTTTACTTAAAGTAGGGAAGAATAAACGAATAAACTTttgggaattaaaaaaaaaaacgaaattaatacaaacatgataaaaatttcatattcataaatattttaatattatacatagagGCCTTATAGTTGCCTGCAGAcgtatacacacatataatagCTACGCAAAACGTGTACAATTTTATACCTATTATTTTCCTCATATGGTCGGTACGTGCACTTTGCGAGATATTGATACGCttcgtataattttaaatccaaGCTAAATGCGGGTATGTTCTACGTTTATCAttggtaaatataataagatgtAATATGCCAAACAGTTTCaaagaaatcatttataaGGTACCCAACTAtggttatgaaaaattttgtttgtattatgtACCTGAATATGTGTTAGATGTTTCTTGAGATGAAAACGTGTTACCtgattattagaaattttagtttaaaaatgtaatctcAAACAACTACCGGTGTTGTCAAGATCCGACGTTTTTGGCTATTCCTACTAGTTTTTAGATGTTcttatgttttgatatattaatctATAAGATTACGGCGTATTTTTTTGATACCCCATTTTTCAGTTAGCCCCCGCAATGTATTGTATtgctaaaaaacaaaaatgtataactaataatataatatatttcagtttaaatttagaatattttaatatttttatcgatagTCTTGAAGGTTAGAAGAGATGATAATCTAATTGTAAGTATGATTGCTTTCGACTGGTAGTGAATTAAAGgctattaatttctaaaattacGTGCTATGAATTCTGTTAATTGCAATACCTTTCATCATTGTAAGTAGACAGTAGtagaaatatacaatatgCTCCGTGGATATAAAAGTCTGAAGATTTAAATGGAATAAATtcagtttgaaatatattttattgaatgtaaataaatgttgttgCTAAAGgggatgaaaataaaaatacttagcGTGTTTAATGctgttcaaaaaataaataacggcATAGATGTAGGTGATAATCGTTATGGTAATTGACTTTTTGCCATCCCGGTTTTAGGTTGTTGTTCTTCATTGTTATGACGAATGTTAATATGAatagacatttatttaataaatcatattatacgAGCACATAGGTTCTTTGGGAATttaggtaaatatttaatgtttatgtagGAAAAATGATTTGTAATTAACTAATATGCGAACTATGACCCTAAATACATTGAATAGTGAATTAAAtaggaataattattttgggtgcgtaataataaacatttcgccaaataacttttatttttaaccaattCGTTTGAGAAACatgcattattttaatatagaacacacaatatatttattgtcaataattttattaacagcaatatttcaaattcacaTTGCCTAAAATAGGTAAAATCACATtgcatttataaaagattatacaaaaatatcacattttttattattaatttatgtttcatcTTAAAAACAATAGGACGATGTGGACggaactaatttaaaaaactacaagtTTCTGTGCTATGTCATTTGAGTATagtaacacaataaaaatataaacttagaCGCTAGTTACATGCTGCTTTATCCAAGATAAAAATTTGGCTAAGTCTGTAAATACTACGTAGTGTGTTGGGTCACATCTGTATTCGTTTTGTCTCGCCACTGAGAGGGATACCAGGCCTCTCAGATACCACGATCCTTGCATCTCGAACACCATACCCCCACCGCTGTCACCATTACACACTGACGTGCCTGTCAAATTGTACAGAGTATAAAGTGAACGTTATTGTTACAAACCACAGATAAAACATTGAGTACAAGCAAAAGAGAAtagttgttatatattaaacgaaGATAACCCGTTAGTGTGTTCCTTTTAAAGGTCTTTTTGTGCGTATATCATGTTaacctttaaattatatcaacgtTATTATTGAAGCGTAATTGCGTTAACATGCTAAGCGATCAGTGAtagttatagaaataaatctataaagcgaaaaatatttgtgtttattatattcaaagacATCAAGCTAACGATAATACAACATACTCTTTCTAATGCCGGTTTGTGCATTGGCTGTtcctgtaataaattattggagGTGTTACCAAAtcatgtttgtttaaataagaaaaaacattgtttcgattacagaaaattttaaagaattatgtagtaaactatttaattttaaaaaggcaCGCGCTTGTCGAGGGAAACGCGCTTGTTGCTCACGAAAATGAAAGAGGAATCTAACAACTATGTTTAAGAACGCAAGAAAGGCTAAGCAAAGCTATGACTAAAAAGGATgatcaatgtttttaattaataagaaagcctaaaaaacaaatatgaaggTACTACAATTGAATAATCTAGTGATAGCGAAAAATTTATGATGTTTGGTAAAGTAGAACAAGAGtcgaaaataatctttttcaCGTCTGCGCTATTCATTCCAAATGCCGATTATGCGAAAACGTTTTAGTGTGTTTTAACTGATAATATACACGAAAATGTCTGACCATCTCTATATCCAGCGCAGTATGTGTACTCAGAAGTGAATCTGGCGAAGAACTCGCTGTAAGAGCGGATGCAAGTTTCTTGATCCACCACCGGCATCTCCACTAGTGTCAGTTCTTCAGTTGCGACTCCCGTCTCGTCGAAACCCCACCCTACCAcctagaatatattaaaaacatctcacaaaaaaatatgtaacgaaaatattataataaaatatttcttatataaataatattaataaataaaatcctgtacataatattataacttgattatgaataaatgaaaataggttatatttgatattccgGTTAGCCTGGGGCTTTATATATCAAAGGTAAAAGTTTCCAGGatttaaaatcctttttatgttgataattacatattaacttgtacttattttttctctttttattccaataacttacatatttacaataacattttcattaaagcttaaattttcatatctgTGGATGTTTTCTTCCTGAAgtgtaaattactttgaaaagATTGAAAAAAGAGTATATTAGTGTTCATACAACGTTCACTTTTTCTTGTTTATCCTAACCGGCTAGTACTacctaatatatgtatattatatatataatatatgatggATTTAATACTACGCAGTGTATGAAGTGGATATTTTAACACCAAATAGTCTTTTCTTGAATCATAGTCTCGTTAGCGTTATGaacaaacgtaaaaaaaaaaacgattagaGAAGTAGGTACCCACTTCGTTTTTTCTGGTACGTTAAAAATGCACGGCAGTTCGTCGCATTACTATGGTATGAAGTGCctacatattttatctcaGTAAAATCGGTGAACAAAATGATTGAATGAGTGACCATTGCTTGGTTAAAAGGTAGATGTACATTTTTCTGAAGATTTTCGATGGTTTGTCGTATCAagccttattatttataaatgaacatttcattcttttttatatttaacagagTTTATGGGTGAGTGCgtttgaaataattgttttaaaaaatatataaaacatcaatACGTGTTTCGggttttttttcgtattttattattttaaatttggctCTAGGTTTCAATTACTTTCCAGCCAGATGATATGGAAGTAATTGaaacgtaaaataatataaagcgcgggtaaaatataaaatacatagttttatttaaatatgcactcgtataaaataaagccATAATCTTGTTTTTTAGAGGCATACACGATACAATCTGttctaattgaaaaaaaaaacttagatCTGAACAGATCTCGATATTTGTGTTTGTTCGGAATTCTAGGTATTTGATTTCTAAAGAATGTATAGCAAATTACGAAGCATGCAGGCGATTCAAAATTTACAACGCATTGTGATAAATGGACCTGCTATCAGATTTGATCAAAATCATCAAATGTATTAATGCACTGCTTTGATTTCGTGTTTGTAGTGGTTAAATACTACTAATACTATAATACAAGGCAACTAGATAGACTTGATTTATCACTGTAACGGTTGTatacatgaaaatttaaatgatcatAGTTCGTTAtaacattgatattatttactacCTGGAGACATGAAAGTCGTATTCGTCAAATCGAGTAATCTCTTTtacacaataattatattttaatttacgctTTACAGTTGTTTCACATTTATGTACATTGTATTAAGCTTCGTCTAAGTGAATTAGATTTACAAATAGTTCATTCATTCATAGATAAAACATTGAAACGAgtgtaacattttttgtagCCTCTTGCATTCAATCACTCCAGCTCGGTGTATCCAAACTACAATATTGTTATCGCACACAGCTCAGGTTATTCCACTAGTAATATCTCAGCAGAGAACGCTGCTAGATCTTTTGTAGACACAATATATCACGTCAtgcaaagataaatataagttaccGCGGAAAGCTTTCTCGCTATGAAACAATTTCGGTGctgtgattttatatattaaggtaTATCGTAGATTATCCGTctgttgtttaatataattatgtacatttgtaaatttgataacatatatacattattgtcATCCTATAAACTTACGGAGCCCTTTTTGCCGATGACGTTCGTCAAATCGATCTGGTTCTCCGGCCAGAGGCAGGCGGCACGTATGAATTCTGTGTACTCGACGGCTTTGCGGAGCTTGAGGATGCTGAGATCACGACTGAACGAGGACGCGTTGTACTGAGGGTGGACAGTTATCTCACCCACCTGGACATTAATAATCAAGCCTTCATATGGTCcgctaataaatatatgttgaaGTTACGCAGATCACAATGTCAGAAATACTGAAAACAGGAGCtagcattataattttttttattaattaattaaaggatactttatgatataaaattaaattgtcataTGTTAAAAAgacatagaaatattaatatcaacagCCCTTATGATTtagatttcttatatatatatacatataatttttttatttcataatgttaTACATAAGTTCCATACAGACTTATAATATTAGCTCATAGTAATCACTCACAAGTCTGATTTCAACTCCCTCTACAGAGGTCCGGAGGTTGTGTTTTCCCAAGTACACGGTGAGGGTGTTCTTGTTCACAGTACGACTGGAACCTTTGCGGGTGACGCAGTGCGCTGCCGTCACCACGTGCTTGTGGGAGACGAGAGTACCGCCGCAAATGTACTTGCTATCCACCGTCTGGtacaaacaaatatgttaCACGAAAATATTAGACTGCAACTAGTAAGAAACTAAATTCTAGAAATCGACATTCCATTTTCAAAAACAATGCGACGCCATACCTACAGcgcagattttttaaatacaatgctATGGgtttaatggaaaaatatagAGGTCgtgttctaaaaaaaaacatgaaatgaGAAATTCAGTctctattaaaattgataaaatattctatgaaaatcaaaaataggattattttcaaaacattattaatttcttccgCATAATAAGTAAGCGTCATGTTAGTAACCTGCGTTTGATAAAGGGCTATCTGCCAGGGCCATTGTCCTTCGAGCGTCGGCTTGCCGTTCACCACCAGAGGATTCGGATTGTTTCGGAGCACTTTACCGCATTGTTcctatcaaattataaaaaaaaaatcataactttTACGAAATAAGCGAATTGTGATTGTACCATCTTAAttgccttaaaaatatatttgtatctaCAAGGATACACGGACAttacaagaaaattataaacatataattaaaattatgaattattaaaaaatatattgaattgtaaaaaataccaGCCTACTTGTTATTGCTATAATACTAGTTACTAATGTAGAAAACAATGAACATTTTGCAATAAAGATTCATGTCTTTAATGTTTTGTGCAATTAACAGATCAGTACACAATACTTGACACGCATGGTAAGTCAAATAAAACCGTTTACTTATTTACaagtataaacatatttatattataatctaaaatagCTTGTTATGAGCAATtgtcttttgttatttaatcaaatctCATAACTTCTCTGTTATTACTAGACAATATCTCACAGACATTCGCAAAAAGACAAAGTTGAAACCATTATCAATCTAAACGAtgttaagaataattataataatgatttcatctatatttttataaatattaccgTTGCATTTAGTTTGGACGCtatgtattttcatttgttaatttttgcaCATAACTAAACAGTAAACACACGTATCTATAAAGCGTTTAAggtatctatttaaatatatataaaacctacaATATTTTGTCGAAcagttattttacaatatgaaATTAGAAATATGATCTCTGCTTCATAAATGTATGCATGTTGGagctaattttaaaatatatttcttttctatttgTCTAGTCAGCTAGGATATATCGGCTTGTTTGTAGTTTAATTAACAAACGTGAAAAGCTATTGAGATTGTTATCATGAGAGATACACAAATCtctccaaataaaatttatattcatattatttagattaatttaaacagataaaaacatattttcaatgaaacttTACTTATTGTAGGTTTCCTTTTTCtaatagaaatgttatattcatatggaagattgattataattttaatatgaattaaaattacatctaTATCAATTAGGTAGACCTGTCATTCGAGCTCTTAGAGAGACAAAAACCACCACGTTTTGTACGAGTTCGCATCATTTACTTAAGTAATGACAGTCTCAAAACTTTCTATACAAAATTCGTTTCTTTAATCATGAAAATATGGAAGCTGTCGGTATTGGATCGATGATGCAAAGGGCGCAACGTTTACTTATTAAAGTTacaatagttaaattaaaaagttatttgaaagCAGTTTTCCTTACAAACGAATagttaatttttctttgtatctTAGACATATGGACATAAATTGAGAATTTACTCACAGttgatatttacattataataatttttgtaaagtagtcaatattttatttttatatagagcGTTAAACtcatctaattattttttttaattaatttcttggacactttttattgtttattataatttatttgtaatcttaagtttttaaattttttcatttcattaggTCGAGGAAGATTTTACACTCCACGAAACAATTTCTAGTTAtaacttttcaataatattactaaCTTACAATTAGTTTAAACTTACAGTTGAATgtctaatgtaaaaaaagtttaaaatactaacttaaatatgttatattttcatatatcgCAAAGCGTTTAGAATCGTACGAATACATTTTtctcaatttattaataatgatgatAAATACTATGTAAAAGACGCGAtcgaaattgtttttttcaatttaagttTAGTCAACATTAAACAatcgcaatatatttttattatacaaagtaGTTATATTAGTTCGCATTGcgtaaatattgaatttttcagACATTCGGATAGGTACAGTATTTAatgcataaataaaacatcgcAACGCATCAATGATTAATTGTTCAATGAAACAATTCGCATCAGAGCTTCGGGTGTATTTTAACAAgacgaaattatattataatactagaAATAAAGGATTCTTATGATACGGATTACTcttatactattaaaaacaCAACCTTAAAACCTGAATCGTTAACAACatgaaaaaatctttaagtTTGATAAACGTTCTAAACAAAGAGTTTCGCCTGTTCATAGTTATACTTGTTATATATGTTGCTTGGAAAAAACCACGGcgtatttcatatttcattcaGAAGTGACGTTAAATATGCGTTTGGggctgtattaaaattatccgaaaaaaaatgtaaaaaagggTTGTcggttaaaacattataatgtcGTTGTAATTCcacaaaaaaacaatacacatATGCGAAATATGTaacagtataaaattttcacacgAGGGCTAGCAAGAGCGAAATGactaataataagtaaaaaataagaaccaatttcttaaataaaaaaataaaatacgacagttattttttaaggatataaaaaatacagcatGCGATTAAATTAAGATACATTCAGCCGAAtcgctattaatataaagccGGTGGACGTCAAAACAAGTTTCTTGATAAAAATTTCCGACCGGGGATTTACCTcgtttaaatctttaaaatcatttactcGACACGAAAAGAAGTCTCCGTAAACTTTGATAacagtattataattgaataaaatgttaaacgaCTTTTGTTTTGTGACcgatgaatgaaaaataacaatttatatcttaaaatttcttcaaaaCATTTGAACATTTTCTCTGAACTCGACTATTTAAAATTCCAAATATAAGGATGCAGACTCAACACTTCCAACCAATATTTATGAGAAGCTGTCTTGAAAAAGGTAAAATACCTGGTTTTATActcttattgaaataaagtataaaggGAATAAAATGTCGGATAAAAGTTTTGTATCAAGCACATCAAATATTGGATTTAGTTCCTTGGTCCTATTTGGTGAAAAGTGTCAATTTCGTGTCGAATCTGTTCTCCAAGGAATAGAGATATCTGAAGGAATTTAACGGTAAAAATAGAACAAAAGTGTTCACGTATTGCTATTTTGATACAAACAACGgatgtgaatattaataaattaaataaactgctTACACGATACTTAATTCAATCGTGAACCACTTTAAGACTACggttgttgttttaatatcataatcattcaataaactaaattacctagaattagtttaaaaattcaaactataacaaaaatttacgtttagGTATTTAGGATGTGTGGAGgagaatatgaataaaaatttgacctacaaatatctaaataaataattagtctTAACATGAGCTGTAATACGCTTCAAAACAAACGTATTAGATTTTTTCCGGTAGCACCTTTTCAAGGTATGGTTTATGACTATCTTTGGGGATAGAAcgatatattttctgttttaacaAGAGTTTGCTACGTACATCTATGTAGCTTGTACAAACAGTTATTTACTGATAGGTTAACTTTTGCATGTTGTGTCGAGCTGACGATAAACTTGAGTTCGCCTTTAGATTGATAAAATTGGTatacttgaaaaataattataggtaGGTACTATAATTTGCAATGGCtagtatagaataatatttaaaatattccaaaaataGAATagctataatatttcaaaaagatTACGTTATTTGTTACCAGAAGTCGCACTCACATTTTTAGGCTGTACATATCCTTGGCCGCTGGGTACCGGTGTGACCAGTAGTTGACCGCCGTTGAAGTATTCTGAAGGGTCAGCATCActagcaaaatataaattacagttatattatataacaacaaaGTTAAACAccgtacattatatatttaaatcataattaatttaaatcttttttcaattttttttaaattaggtaTGTCTTTTTTTGCCAATTTGAATGAATTCAATAAAGTAAGGTGAGAATTCCGTTATAAATAACTACAGAATCTTGCTCTGAGTTTGTTGCTCCCTTAGTgatcatttcaataaataaatttaatgaatgcgATGAGCCTTCCAAAGCttgttatatcaataaaaatagaagtaatattatgtaaaaggAGGATATTGTGtaaaatgtgtaaaaataacataatcttCAGAAAGTCTATACATGGAGaccttttcttttatatatttttaagtaacgtATGTTattccataaatatataataatcagttatataatgcatttaaaacaaatttagtaTACAAAATCGGTCCCATCATATTAACTGCCTCGTATTCTGTAAGTGTCAGATTCGCGTACAGAAAAtacatagaaatttatttctatacaacGCTTTTTAAATACGTAAGTATATCAGGAAAATATCTGTAAGTGCGTACAtccaactttataaaaataaacaaatgttattataacaattacaatttgcaaaacaaaaaaaaaatatatatacattttaatttgtgcATGCCAAATGCGAATagattacaaaacaaattaggATTAGTGAATTAACTTTCATCCGAgagatttgttaattttaaataaacccgGTATCAATGGTAGCTGTGAATGTTTGTGGGTTggccaaatatttttacacttaaatattttgtataacatgtttttgatttaattgatataacatataaaggtagtcttaaaatatagatcgttttttgttgttaaagaTTAAGTGAAACTACTGAATGCTCTAACATGTCACATAATAACgatgtaaacatttatatgttaatagcGTTATCGattcgttttgtttttatgttgtcTAAAGCATTAATTATAAGCACAAAATTAAGATCTACAGCATCCAAGGCATTTTTGGTTTTGTGGCAATTACCTGTCACTATCTTCGTCTTCGGGCGTGGTGGATGTATAAGAAGTCGTGGTCAACTGGTATGTTGGCCTTGAATGGGTTACACTCTGAGCTGGTACCTGGCCACCACCGCTGTTAACGATCGTGGTGTCAATCTAGTGGAATAGTTAGCTACAAACCTATCTAGCGGTAGGTCAATTTGTCTACgtttgaaatgatttaaagaaagaaatagTTTGCAACATGCCCGAGTCATTCATGGGAAAATATGGCATCTAACGGCAAGCAAAAGGAGACATTTTAGCAAAAGAATTTCTTCATTATTTATGTGAGAAGATTAAGAGTTCTAATAGCATTAGAATAAAATCCAATCTACTTCATGCAAAATGATTGATTGGGTGACACTTACATGCTATATGGGTTAACATTGCTCTGCTCGATTGGTGGATTAGATGTTGGTACATACACAGGTCCATCCCCAGAAGGTCTTCCATACACaggttttgttttatcttcAGGTCTCAGAACAGGTCTTGTTTGGACGCTGGGCCTGTCTACCGGACGATCGATCGGTCTTTCAACAGGGCGATCTATTGGCCTATCTACCGGCCGGTCTACAGGCCTTGAGGTTTCAGGCCTTGGTCTGATTGATGTTGGATCAGGCCTCGCGGTTTCAACCACTTCAATCGCTGGTTGTGGTGTTTTGGCATTGCAGATTTCTCTACCATTTAGTCTGATAGCACTCAAGCGTGGTGCTTTATTGAGAGGGCTGTATTGTACGAAGAAACGAACTGCCACAGCCGGGCCAGgatgtattttcatttttgtgTTTTCAATTTTGAAATCTATATTGTCTGTGGTCGTTACATCTCCTACCCAattctgttaaaataaatataaccttaaagtttcaatttaaatgctTGTCAAATTGTTGGTAATCAGTTCAACTTACCCCTAAAATATCAGCCTTGCTATCAAGCACGATATTCAACCATAGAGAGTGTAAGGTGCTATCTGTTGACAGATTGACAACCCCGTACCATCTTCCCGGTTCTGTGCCGGAGGGTTCGTACATAAACACGTTGGGGCATGGCGATATAGTTGTACTTTGTTCGTGTGTTGGCACAAAAAGACCTATGACTAGAATACTGATCGCACCAAtctgaaacaattttattagttaaggTTGGCAGTAACGATAAATAGTCTTGTCAACATAAGATCGTTATGTCCGTTTGAAGTCGCTACCACGTCGTCAAGCTCATTTTTGACTACGCGCCCGACATATTTTAGAAAGATGgtggtaaaaaataaaactatataaacatatatttttatttttttttataaacatatatttttattttttaatgtttaatgaaaaaaaatattaataacaccaTAACCTATAACtttcttcaataatttaattttaatgacattattaaTCGATAGCAATGCTCGGTATTTCCAAATTATAGACGAGTTTTACATTACAAATTttcctttaattaaattataccgttcattaacaaatatacGCTATAAATTCGTTGTTTGTTAATAGCTTGTAAAGAATATTCCAGGCAAACATACAATCCGTTTTAACTTTAGTCCAGATCTTTATATCCGTATCGAAatcaacttaatttattttgatataaaaatcgtGGGTATTTTCCCAGTGAATAACGAGAATGGTATAAGCGAAGTCTTTATAATTTAGG
This Danaus plexippus chromosome Z, MEX_DaPlex, whole genome shotgun sequence DNA region includes the following protein-coding sequences:
- the LOC116778181 gene encoding serine protease gd-like isoform X3, producing the protein MIGAISILVIGLFVPTHEQSTTISPCPNVFMYEPSGTEPGRWYGVVNLSTDSTLHSLWLNIVLDSKADILGNWVGDVTTTDNIDFKIENTKMKIHPGPAVAVRFFVQYSPLNKAPRLSAIRLNGREICNAKTPQPAIEVVETARPDPTSIRPRPETSRPVDRPVDRPIDRPVERPIDRPVDRPSVQTRPVLRPEDKTKPVYGRPSGDGPVGGGQVPAQSVTHSRPTYQLTTTSYTSTTPEDEDSDSDADPSEYFNGGQLLVTPVPSGQGYVQPKNEQCGKVLRNNPNPLVVNGKPTLEGQWPWQIALYQTQTVDSKYICGGTLVSHKHVVTAAHCVTRKGSSRTVNKNTLTVYLGKHNLRTSVEGVEIRLVGEITVHPQYNASSFSRDLSILKLRKAVEYTEFIRAACLWPENQIDLTNVIGKKGSVVGWGFDETGVATEELTLVEMPVVDQETCIRSYSEFFARFTSEYTYCAGYRDGTANAQTGIRKSTSVCNGDSGGGMVFEMQGSWYLRGLVSLSVARQNEYRCDPTHYVVFTDLAKFLSWIKQHVTSV
- the LOC116778181 gene encoding serine protease gd-like isoform X4, which translates into the protein MIGAISILVIGLFVPTHEQSTTISPCPNVFMYEPSGTEPGRWYGVVNLSTDSTLHSLWLNIVLDSKADILGNWVGDVTTTDNIDFKIENTKMKIHPGPAVAVRFFVQYSPLNKAPRLSAIRLNGREICNAKTPQPAIEVVETARPDPTSIRPRPETSRPVDRPVDRPIDRPVERPIDRPVDRPSVQTRPVLRPEDKTKPVYGRPSGDGPVYVPTSNPPIEQSNVNPYSIDADPSEYFNGGQLLVTPVPSGQGYVQPKNEQCGKVLRNNPNPLVVNGKPTLEGQWPWQIALYQTQTVDSKYICGGTLVSHKHVVTAAHCVTRKGSSRTVNKNTLTVYLGKHNLRTSVEGVEIRLVGEITVHPQYNASSFSRDLSILKLRKAVEYTEFIRAACLWPENQIDLTNVIGKKGSVVGWGFDETGVATEELTLVEMPVVDQETCIRSYSEFFARFTSEYTYCAGYRDGTANAQTGIRKSTSVCNGDSGGGMVFEMQGSWYLRGLVSLSVARQNEYRCDPTHYVVFTDLAKFLSWIKQHVTSV
- the LOC116778181 gene encoding serine protease gd-like isoform X5, whose protein sequence is MIGAISILVIGLFVPTHEQSTTISPCPNVFMYEPSGTEPGRWYGVVNLSTDSTLHSLWLNIVLDSKADILGNWVGDVTTTDNIDFKIENTKMKIHPGPAVAVRFFVQYSPLNKAPRLSAIRLNGREICNAKTPQPAIEVVETARPDPTSIRPRPETSRPVDRPVDRPIDRPVERPIDRPVDRPSVQTRPVLRPEDKTKPVYGRPSGDGPVDADPSEYFNGGQLLVTPVPSGQGYVQPKNEQCGKVLRNNPNPLVVNGKPTLEGQWPWQIALYQTQTVDSKYICGGTLVSHKHVVTAAHCVTRKGSSRTVNKNTLTVYLGKHNLRTSVEGVEIRLVGEITVHPQYNASSFSRDLSILKLRKAVEYTEFIRAACLWPENQIDLTNVIGKKGSVVGWGFDETGVATEELTLVEMPVVDQETCIRSYSEFFARFTSEYTYCAGYRDGTANAQTGIRKSTSVCNGDSGGGMVFEMQGSWYLRGLVSLSVARQNEYRCDPTHYVVFTDLAKFLSWIKQHVTSV